A genomic window from Lotus japonicus ecotype B-129 chromosome 1, LjGifu_v1.2 includes:
- the LOC130734579 gene encoding hydroxyproline O-galactosyltransferase GALT6-like has translation MKRKFDGFVPFTRKRPIQFLIGVALLYLLLVTLEIPIVFSGGFATVTARSTRLLTEEDPQQRQAPTRPEKSVSNAHAPRTQNQRGIGIVSGLVLNDAAFDPSRKDGSSELYKLAKTAREVGLSLWGDIRSGRAVAAKPENRTGSCPGSVSLSGLNFSGVAALPCGLTLGSHVTVVGVAKAARPDYESKIAAVRDGDGPAMVSQFVVELQGLKTVEGEDPPRVFHFNPRLKGDWSGKPVIELNTCYRMQWGSALRCDGWKSKADDDTVDRMVKCEKWIRDDGESGEESKATWWLNRLIGRTKKVTVDWPFPFAENKLFVLTISAGLEGYHVTVDGRHVASFPYRTGFTLEDATGLFVSGDIDVHSIFAASLPSSHPSFAPQRHLEFSPRWRAPPLPDSGVELFIGVLSAGNHFAERMAVRKSWMQHRLMKSSVVAARFFVALHSRQEINIELKKEAEYFGDIVIVPYMDNYDLVVLKTVAICEYGVHTVSAKYIMKGDDDTFVRVDAVIDEARKVPDDTSFYIGNINYYHKPLRYGKWAVTYEEWPEEDYPPYANGPGYILSSDIARYIVSEFEMHKLRLFKMEDVSMGMWVEQFNSSKPVQYMHSLKYCQFGCIEGYYTAHYQSPRQMMCLWDKLQRQTRPQCCNMR, from the exons ATGAAGAGAAAGTTCGACGGTTTTGTTCCGTTCACCAGAAAACGCCCGATTCAGTTTCTGATCGGCGTTGCTCTCTTGTATCTCTTACTTGTCACACTCGAAATCCCCATCGTTTTCTCCGGCGGCTTCGCCACCGTCACCGCTCGCTCTACGCGACTACTCACCGAGGAGGACCCACAGCAACGTCAAGCCCCGACCCGACCCGAAAAATCCGTCTCCAACGCCCACGCCCCGAGGACTCAAAATCAACGCGGAATCGGAATCGTCTCCGGGTTGGTGTTAAACGACGCCGCTTTCGACCCGAGTCGGAAGGACGGGTCGTCGGAGCTCTACAAGCTCGCGAAAACCGCGCGCGAGGTGGGGTTGAGCTTATGGGGGGATATCCGGTCTGGGAGAGCAGTTGCGGCGAAGCCTGAGAATCGGACCGGGTCGTGCCCCGGTTCGGTGTCGTTGTCTGGTTTGAATTTTTCTGGTGTGGCGGCGCTGCCGTGTGGGCTCACATTGGGGTCTCATGTGACGGTGGTTGGGGTTGCGAAGGCGGCGAGGCCGGATTATGAGTCGAAGATTGCGGCGGTGAGGGATGGGGATGGGCCGGCGATGGTTTCGCAGTTTGTGGTGGAGTTGCAGGGGTTGAAGACGGTGGAGGGGGAGGATCCTCCGAGGGTTTTTCACTTCAACCCGAGGTTGAAGGGTGATTGGAGTGGGAAGCCGGTGATTGAGCTCAACACGTGTTACCGTATGCAGTGGGGTTCGGCTCTCCGGTGTGATGGTTGGAAATCGAAGGCTGATGATGATACCG TTGATAGGATGGTGAAGTGTGAGAAATGGATTAGGGATGATGGAGAAAGCGGGGAGGAGTCAAAGGCAACGTGGTGGTTGAATAGATTGATAGGGCGTACCAAGAAAGTTACAGTTGACTGGCCATTCCCTTTCGCTGAGAACAAGCTTTTTGTTCTTACTATTAGTGCTGGGTTGGAGGGGTATCATGTAACTGTTGATGGGAGGCACGTTGCCTCTTTTCCTTATCGCACT GGATTTACTCTTGAGGATGCTACTGGACTTTTTGTGAGTGGAGACATTGATGTCCACTCTATATTTGCAGCCTCTTTGCCTTCATCACATCCTAGTTTTGCCCCTCAGCGGCATCTTGAATTCTCCCCCAGATGGCGTGCCCCGCCACTTCCTGACTCTGGTGTTGAATTGTTCATTGGCGTCCTCTCGGCTGGAAACCATTTTGCGGAGCGGATGGCTGTAAGAAAGTCATGGATGCAGCATAGGCTCATGAAATCTTCCGTTGTGGCTGCTCGTTTCTTTGTAGCACTG CATTCAAGACAAGAAATTAACATTGAGTTGAAGAAGGAAGCAGAATATTTCGGTGATATTGTTATAGTGCCTTACATGGATAACTACGACCTTGTTGTGTTGAAAACAGTGGCCATATGTGAATATGGG GTTCATACAGTGTCTGCGAAGTATATCATGAAAGGTGATGATGACACTTTTGTGAGAGTGGATGCTGTTATCGATGAAGCAAGGAAGGTTCCGGATGATACCAGTTTTTACATTGGGAACATAAATTACTACCACAAACCTTTGCGCTATGGTAAATGGGCAGTGACATACGAG GAATGGCCAGAAGAGGATTATCCACCCTATGCTAATGGACCGGGTTATATTTTGTCATCGGATATCGCACGCTACATTgtatctgaatttgagatgcaTAAATTAAGG TTATTTAAGATGGAAGATGTGAGTATGGGAATGTGGGTTGAGCAATTTAACAGCTCAAAACCGGTACAATACATGCACAGCTTGAAATACTGCCAGTTTGGTTGCATAGAAGGGTATTACACCGCCCATTACCAATCCCCGCGGCAGATGATGTGCCTGTGGGATAAATTGCAAAGGCAGACAAGGCCTCAGTGCTGCAATATGAGATGA